A stretch of the Archaeoglobus neptunius genome encodes the following:
- a CDS encoding EMC6-like membrane protein: MVTEKGEQEEYDMARELKKTLLPIGMGVIAGILSFLVTGEMRQRDAFGIIILVFMIYLQKFIMPKIGVELEGKDWAGVAFLTFSSWYISWTFALNL; this comes from the coding sequence ATGGTGACGGAAAAAGGTGAGCAGGAAGAATATGACATGGCAAGAGAGCTCAAGAAAACACTTTTACCAATAGGTATGGGTGTGATTGCGGGAATACTCTCTTTTCTTGTCACGGGCGAGATGAGGCAGAGAGATGCGTTCGGCATAATAATTCTGGTATTCATGATATACCTCCAGAAATTCATTATGCCAAAAATTGGAGTTGAGCTGGAAGGCAAGGACTGGGCAGGTGTTGCGTTTCTTACTTTCTCGAGCTGGTATATCAGCTGGACCTTTGCCCTCAACCTGTAA
- a CDS encoding (Fe-S)-binding protein: protein MVEERAVEKSAEKAVEVVKWRRVFDDYRALSDEILRPDEPKKEKFLEAMRKSLSKQNWPFLLPYKLTLEACTKCGTCAEACSVYIGSGRKKIYSPVYRSDMFRKIYKKHFTLTGKLFGPLIGAKDPTEDDINALAEAAYRCTVCRRCALACPFGLDNGLITREIRKIFADIGIAPDELKANGVENQLKYGSAPKIPYEAFMDILEFIKEDIEDEKGVEVDIPVDKKGVKYLVINNAGDYLAFTETVQGIVEIMNYVGEDWSLNSQHTGVFDIVNYGLFYSDEDLVRVMKAHVETIRKLEPEYLVVGECGHAYDAIAHFAKDLIPPEERPFKVISWMELLDQFIREGRLKLDKEKNPEPVTFHDSCKWGRTGGIYEEPRRILQAACKDYREMHPNREWNYCCGGGSGFAIMTKDDFLKFRMETYGKVKVEQLKQTGAKVIATICSNCKAQFRELINYWKLDMRFSGVSELVANALVYE, encoded by the coding sequence ATGGTTGAGGAGAGAGCAGTTGAGAAGTCAGCCGAAAAGGCCGTTGAAGTAGTCAAATGGAGGAGAGTTTTCGATGATTACAGAGCGCTTTCAGATGAGATTCTAAGACCTGATGAGCCTAAAAAAGAAAAATTCCTGGAAGCTATGAGAAAATCGCTGTCAAAACAGAACTGGCCGTTTTTACTGCCATACAAACTAACACTTGAGGCGTGCACAAAGTGCGGAACCTGTGCCGAGGCCTGCTCAGTATACATAGGAAGTGGAAGGAAGAAGATTTACAGTCCAGTCTATCGCTCGGACATGTTCAGAAAAATTTACAAGAAGCATTTTACCCTTACTGGCAAGCTTTTCGGTCCACTGATAGGGGCAAAAGACCCGACAGAGGATGACATCAACGCCCTGGCTGAAGCAGCCTACAGATGTACTGTATGCAGAAGATGTGCCCTTGCGTGCCCGTTCGGTCTGGATAACGGACTGATAACGAGGGAAATAAGAAAAATTTTTGCTGACATTGGTATCGCACCAGATGAACTCAAAGCAAACGGTGTGGAGAACCAGCTCAAATACGGAAGTGCTCCCAAAATACCCTACGAGGCATTCATGGACATTCTGGAATTTATAAAAGAGGATATCGAAGACGAAAAAGGTGTGGAAGTGGACATACCCGTTGACAAGAAAGGTGTAAAATACCTGGTCATCAACAACGCCGGAGACTACCTGGCATTCACGGAGACCGTTCAGGGAATCGTAGAAATTATGAACTACGTTGGAGAGGATTGGTCACTGAACTCGCAGCACACTGGAGTTTTCGACATCGTAAATTACGGACTGTTTTACAGCGATGAAGACCTTGTAAGAGTTATGAAAGCTCATGTTGAGACCATCAGGAAGCTTGAGCCAGAATACCTTGTGGTTGGAGAATGTGGACACGCATATGATGCCATTGCACATTTTGCAAAGGATCTGATACCACCGGAAGAGAGGCCATTTAAGGTGATAAGCTGGATGGAGCTTCTCGATCAGTTTATAAGAGAGGGTAGACTGAAGCTTGACAAGGAAAAGAATCCTGAGCCCGTAACTTTCCACGACTCATGCAAGTGGGGTAGAACGGGAGGTATTTATGAGGAGCCGAGGAGAATCCTTCAGGCGGCATGTAAGGATTACAGAGAGATGCATCCCAATAGAGAGTGGAATTACTGCTGCGGTGGTGGTAGTGGATTCGCAATCATGACCAAGGACGATTTCCTGAAATTCAGAATGGAAACATACGGCAAGGTAAAGGTTGAGCAGCTCAAACAGACAGGAGCAAAGGTCATTGCAACAATATGCTCAAACTGCAAGGCACAGTTCAGAGAGCTGATAAACTACTGGAAACTTGACATGCGCTTCTCTGGTGTAAGTGAACTTGTGGCAAATGCCCTTGTTTACGAGTAA
- a CDS encoding threonine--tRNA ligase → MKLLLIHADYMEYEVKKKTKVAEPFEGKGERVEEVLVVFTSVEKGDNEDVVKKAADAIREVAEKVNAERIMIYPYAHLSSNLADAETAVDLLKKLEIELSDFEVHRSPFGWYKSFRISCKGHPLSELSREIGGEAEAEITKALKDEEEKVVSYWYILTPDRQLVEVERFDFTGYEKLKKFVNYEISKRRAVDAVPPHVEYMKRLEIADYEPASDSGHIRYYPKGRLIKTLLEQFITRKCIDYGAMEVETPIMYDRNHPTLRRYLERFPARQYIIKGDKREFFLRFAACFGQFLMLSNSTITYRNLPLKIYELTRYSFRKEQRGELVGLRRLRAFTMPDMHTVAKDMKQAMDEFFNQYRLSVEVLREIGIDPEDYEVAVRVTRDFYEENRDFVHGLVEVLNKPILIEMWDHRFFYFVLKFEFNFVDALDKASALSTVQIDVENAERYGITYVDADGGEKHPYILHCSVSGAVERVMYALLEKAKYMLDEGKLPMLPVWLSPTQVRIVPVSERFLEYALKIAEELEGAEIRVDVDDRKETLNKKIRDAQTEWIPYIVVIGDREVESGKLTVTVREESTQKVQKKVEMTVEELVERIKKECEGRPYMPLPMPKLLSTRPSFR, encoded by the coding sequence ATGAAACTCCTGCTCATTCATGCCGATTACATGGAATATGAGGTAAAAAAGAAGACAAAAGTTGCGGAACCTTTCGAAGGAAAGGGCGAAAGGGTTGAAGAGGTTCTTGTAGTCTTTACGTCGGTGGAGAAAGGAGATAACGAGGATGTTGTCAAAAAGGCCGCTGATGCCATTAGAGAGGTTGCTGAAAAAGTCAATGCCGAGAGGATAATGATCTATCCGTACGCCCACCTTTCATCCAATCTGGCGGATGCTGAAACGGCAGTTGATTTGTTGAAAAAACTTGAGATTGAGCTTTCGGATTTTGAGGTTCACCGCTCCCCGTTTGGATGGTACAAATCATTCCGGATTTCATGCAAGGGTCATCCACTGAGTGAATTATCCAGAGAGATTGGCGGTGAGGCTGAAGCGGAGATTACGAAGGCACTTAAAGATGAGGAAGAAAAAGTCGTCAGTTACTGGTACATTCTCACTCCAGACAGGCAGCTTGTTGAGGTAGAAAGATTTGATTTCACAGGATATGAGAAGCTGAAAAAGTTTGTAAATTATGAAATTTCCAAAAGAAGGGCAGTAGATGCAGTCCCACCACATGTGGAGTACATGAAAAGGCTTGAAATTGCCGACTATGAGCCTGCAAGTGATTCGGGGCATATAAGGTACTACCCGAAAGGCAGGCTTATTAAAACGCTTCTTGAGCAGTTCATAACAAGAAAATGCATTGATTACGGAGCAATGGAGGTTGAGACTCCCATAATGTATGACCGCAACCATCCCACTCTCAGAAGGTACCTCGAGAGATTTCCGGCAAGGCAGTATATAATAAAAGGAGACAAAAGGGAGTTTTTCCTGCGGTTCGCAGCATGTTTTGGACAGTTTCTCATGCTCTCAAATTCAACAATAACCTACCGAAATCTTCCACTTAAAATCTATGAGCTGACAAGATATTCCTTCAGGAAAGAGCAGAGGGGTGAGCTTGTCGGACTCAGACGACTGAGAGCCTTCACTATGCCCGATATGCACACCGTTGCGAAGGACATGAAGCAGGCAATGGATGAGTTCTTCAACCAGTACCGCCTTTCCGTAGAAGTCCTGAGAGAGATTGGAATCGATCCCGAGGACTATGAAGTGGCTGTCAGAGTAACAAGAGACTTCTACGAGGAAAACAGGGACTTCGTACACGGTCTTGTTGAGGTTCTCAACAAACCAATTCTAATCGAAATGTGGGACCACCGCTTTTTCTACTTTGTCCTAAAGTTCGAGTTCAACTTTGTCGATGCGCTGGACAAGGCTTCAGCCCTATCAACTGTCCAGATAGATGTTGAGAACGCTGAAAGATATGGAATTACCTACGTTGATGCGGATGGGGGAGAAAAGCATCCCTACATCCTGCACTGCTCCGTCAGCGGAGCGGTGGAGAGAGTTATGTACGCACTTCTCGAGAAGGCAAAGTACATGCTTGACGAAGGTAAGCTTCCCATGCTTCCGGTCTGGCTCAGCCCAACACAGGTGAGAATTGTTCCCGTGAGCGAGAGATTTCTGGAGTATGCGTTGAAAATCGCTGAGGAACTTGAGGGGGCAGAGATCAGAGTAGATGTGGACGATAGAAAAGAGACCTTAAATAAAAAAATCAGAGACGCACAGACTGAATGGATCCCCTATATCGTGGTAATAGGAGACAGGGAGGTTGAAAGCGGAAAGCTTACAGTTACTGTAAGGGAAGAATCAACCCAGAAAGTGCAGAAAAAGGTTGAAATGACTGTCGAAGAACTGGTAGAGAGGATAAAGAAAGAGTGTGAGGGTAGACCATACATGCCGTTGCCGATGCCAAAGCTTTTATCAACTCGCCCCAGTTTCAGGTGA
- a CDS encoding respiratory nitrate reductase subunit gamma, with protein sequence MKKTMAGDLAWFIANILPYITLGVMTLALVYNFVKWAVMPRPVVWALFPAKHNTFDILLGIIKKIFALPGPRKVDISIWSLAMLFHIGLIISLSFHAKYIFVPSLGPAEYYLGAAAGIAAAIGTVGFFIRRIDMAKNKVDSTFADYFALILLMATLTLGAYLRIAGIIDHEQMWAWVQGILTLNPVEPPSHPLFLLHITLAQIYMMYLPFKTLIHPIAILFGQKVILDERHIYPR encoded by the coding sequence GTGAAAAAAACCATGGCAGGAGATTTAGCATGGTTTATAGCAAACATTTTGCCGTACATAACTCTGGGAGTGATGACACTGGCTCTTGTTTACAATTTCGTCAAATGGGCCGTGATGCCAAGACCAGTGGTATGGGCACTGTTTCCAGCAAAACATAATACTTTTGACATACTATTGGGAATCATAAAGAAAATATTTGCACTCCCCGGACCGAGAAAGGTAGACATATCCATATGGTCTCTTGCAATGCTCTTCCATATTGGATTGATAATCAGCCTTAGCTTCCATGCAAAGTATATCTTTGTGCCATCCCTTGGGCCCGCCGAGTATTATCTGGGAGCAGCAGCGGGTATTGCAGCAGCAATAGGAACTGTCGGCTTCTTTATAAGAAGGATAGATATGGCAAAGAACAAGGTTGACTCAACATTTGCCGACTATTTTGCACTGATTCTGCTGATGGCCACCCTTACCCTCGGTGCCTATCTCAGAATTGCGGGGATAATTGATCACGAGCAGATGTGGGCATGGGTGCAGGGAATCCTCACCCTCAACCCCGTTGAACCCCCATCCCATCCGCTGTTCCTTCTCCACATAACACTGGCCCAGATTTACATGATGTATCTGCCGTTTAAGACGCTGATTCACCCTATTGCAATACTCTTCGGTCAGAAGGTGATTCTGGACGAGAGACACATATATCCGAGGTGA
- a CDS encoding (Fe-S)-binding protein, with translation MVDYIFNFISFEDFSEIDKQLVRIRQNELSHLPFSGEPDLTEPNPEWGEKYVTELDGYIAIDVPWKPQTKEEEEELVNKFLSGLRKLLDKESNWTFLQPLLLSLEYCARCQTCSEACPIYIASGRKEIYNPNFRSEILRKIIKETKGGKKRSKKVNAKTITRLAELSYRCTICRRCTQTCPIGVDNGLITREIRKLFSQELGIAPTALHKSGTVQHLEKGSSTGLTPEGFSDIIEFIEEDIEERTGKKIKIPVDEKGADILLIHNAGEYLSWPENVAAFAIIFEEAGLDWTLSSDMVGYDAVNYGVWYDDVQLSRIALKHAEIAHKLDVNRIVVGECGHAHKAITVIADRIFVDEYNIPRESCLPLLWDIVRKKKLNLDPEKNNFPVTLHDPCNVVRLMGIVEPQRRILNEICPQFREMHPNGVYNYCCGGGSGFAIMNSMNFPEFRAKVASRMKLKQILDAFQDHIEPDVQKYVCAPCSNCKGAIRDILTHYNVTEKCGIYYGGLVELIVNAMVDVEEPFVEMY, from the coding sequence ATGGTCGACTATATTTTTAATTTTATCTCATTCGAAGACTTTTCAGAAATTGACAAACAATTGGTAAGAATAAGACAGAACGAGCTATCGCACCTGCCCTTCTCTGGGGAACCGGACCTGACCGAGCCAAACCCGGAGTGGGGCGAAAAATACGTAACGGAGCTTGACGGCTACATAGCCATAGATGTGCCGTGGAAACCACAGACGAAAGAGGAAGAGGAAGAACTGGTAAACAAGTTTCTATCGGGTTTGAGAAAGCTGCTCGACAAGGAGAGCAATTGGACATTTCTGCAGCCATTGCTCCTGTCTCTTGAATACTGTGCTCGCTGTCAGACCTGCAGTGAGGCATGTCCGATTTACATTGCCAGCGGAAGAAAGGAGATATACAATCCAAATTTTAGATCGGAGATCCTGAGGAAAATAATTAAGGAGACGAAGGGTGGTAAGAAGAGGTCAAAGAAAGTCAATGCAAAAACAATAACCAGACTGGCAGAGCTCTCATACAGATGCACGATCTGCAGAAGGTGCACACAGACATGCCCCATAGGTGTTGATAACGGACTGATAACCAGAGAGATAAGGAAGCTCTTCAGTCAGGAGCTGGGCATAGCCCCCACCGCTCTGCACAAATCCGGTACAGTTCAGCATCTGGAAAAGGGCTCATCCACAGGTCTGACGCCTGAGGGATTTTCTGACATAATCGAGTTCATTGAGGAGGACATCGAGGAAAGAACTGGAAAGAAGATTAAGATACCTGTTGACGAGAAGGGGGCGGATATACTGTTAATCCACAACGCTGGAGAGTATCTTAGCTGGCCTGAAAATGTGGCCGCCTTTGCAATAATCTTCGAAGAAGCTGGGCTTGACTGGACACTGAGCAGTGATATGGTTGGGTATGATGCGGTTAACTATGGTGTGTGGTACGATGATGTGCAGCTTTCCAGAATAGCGTTAAAACATGCAGAGATCGCCCACAAGCTTGATGTCAACAGGATTGTGGTTGGAGAGTGCGGACATGCACATAAGGCTATCACGGTTATAGCAGACAGGATCTTTGTCGATGAGTACAACATCCCAAGAGAAAGCTGTTTGCCATTGTTGTGGGATATAGTGAGGAAGAAGAAACTCAATCTTGACCCCGAGAAGAACAATTTCCCTGTCACGCTGCATGATCCATGCAACGTTGTAAGGCTGATGGGTATAGTAGAACCTCAGCGCAGAATACTCAACGAAATATGTCCTCAGTTCAGAGAAATGCACCCCAATGGTGTGTACAACTACTGCTGCGGTGGTGGTAGTGGTTTTGCCATAATGAACTCGATGAACTTCCCGGAGTTCAGGGCCAAGGTTGCCAGCAGGATGAAACTAAAGCAGATTCTCGATGCCTTCCAGGATCACATTGAGCCGGACGTACAGAAATATGTCTGCGCACCATGCAGTAACTGCAAGGGAGCGATCAGAGATATTTTAACCCATTACAACGTCACGGAGAAGTGCGGAATTTACTACGGTGGGCTTGTGGAGCTTATTGTGAATGCGATGGTGGATGTCGAGGAACCATTCGTAGAAATGTACTGA
- a CDS encoding amidohydrolase, protein MILIRDAKVLTPSGVKKTNVLIEENRISAVGDVAEKGDVVIEGKGKAVIPGFFNTHTHAAMTLFRSYADDMVLHEWLEKKIWPLEAKLDDEAVYWGTKLACIEMLKSGTVFFNDMYFYPSAIARAAEECGMRACVSAAFFDFFNPDLLEENLKKAVKELKKIERYSVMRSIGPHAVYTVSIEGLRRAAEIADEMDIYVHFHLAETEKEVLDFKKQHGKPIALALDEIGFLSRRLITAHCVWLEDGEIELLSRRGVTVSHCPTSNMKLCVGKAINYGKMKRAGVNFTIGTDGAASNNNLDILEEMKFAALLQKFYYSDPTLMGSDEVFEAATINAARAFNLNSGRIEEGCLADLVIVDLKKPYLQPDHNLVASLVYSATSGCVDTVIIDGTIVVENGYFRGDAGAEEKIIEKASRVAEKLTG, encoded by the coding sequence ATGATTCTCATAAGAGATGCGAAGGTTTTAACGCCGTCAGGTGTGAAGAAAACTAATGTTCTGATCGAGGAAAACAGAATTTCTGCTGTTGGCGATGTTGCTGAAAAGGGAGATGTAGTCATCGAAGGTAAGGGGAAAGCGGTAATTCCGGGATTTTTCAACACACATACACATGCCGCCATGACTCTTTTCAGGAGCTACGCAGACGACATGGTTCTGCACGAATGGCTTGAGAAAAAGATATGGCCGCTTGAGGCGAAGCTTGATGATGAAGCGGTGTACTGGGGAACAAAGCTGGCATGCATTGAGATGCTCAAAAGCGGCACGGTCTTTTTCAATGACATGTACTTCTACCCATCAGCAATTGCCAGAGCCGCTGAAGAGTGCGGGATGAGGGCGTGTGTATCAGCGGCATTTTTTGATTTCTTCAATCCTGACCTGCTCGAAGAGAATCTAAAAAAAGCGGTTAAAGAGCTCAAAAAGATTGAGCGGTACAGTGTGATGAGATCAATAGGACCTCATGCCGTTTATACCGTCAGCATCGAAGGACTAAGGAGGGCAGCAGAGATTGCGGATGAGATGGACATATATGTACATTTTCACTTGGCCGAAACCGAGAAAGAGGTTCTCGACTTTAAAAAACAGCACGGTAAACCGATAGCTCTGGCTCTGGACGAAATTGGCTTTTTGAGCAGAAGACTTATAACCGCTCACTGTGTGTGGCTTGAGGATGGAGAGATAGAGCTTCTCTCAAGAAGAGGGGTGACGGTATCGCACTGTCCAACGAGCAACATGAAGCTGTGTGTCGGTAAGGCCATAAACTACGGTAAAATGAAGAGGGCAGGTGTCAACTTCACCATCGGAACTGATGGGGCGGCGAGCAACAACAATCTGGATATCCTCGAGGAAATGAAGTTTGCAGCACTTCTGCAAAAATTTTACTACAGCGATCCAACTTTGATGGGCTCGGATGAGGTTTTTGAGGCTGCTACTATCAACGCTGCAAGGGCCTTTAACCTGAATTCGGGCAGAATTGAGGAGGGCTGTCTGGCAGATCTGGTCATCGTTGACCTTAAAAAACCTTACTTACAGCCAGACCACAATCTCGTGGCCAGTTTGGTTTACTCTGCAACGTCAGGATGCGTCGATACGGTGATAATTGACGGTACGATAGTGGTTGAGAACGGCTACTTCCGGGGTGATGCTGGGGCCGAGGAAAAGATAATTGAGAAAGCCTCGAGGGTGGCGGAGAAGCTTACAGGTTGA
- a CDS encoding sulfurtransferase TusA family protein: MVVVDARGSYCPGPLMEMIKTLKQVEVGEIIEVLSSDESSAKDIPEWVKKAGHELVEVKKEDDYWRIVIKKLK; the protein is encoded by the coding sequence ATGGTAGTGGTTGACGCGAGAGGAAGTTACTGTCCTGGCCCGCTGATGGAAATGATCAAAACGTTAAAGCAGGTTGAGGTAGGAGAAATAATTGAGGTGCTTTCCAGCGATGAAAGCAGTGCAAAGGATATACCTGAGTGGGTCAAAAAAGCCGGTCATGAGCTTGTGGAAGTGAAGAAAGAGGACGATTACTGGAGAATCGTCATCAAAAAGTTGAAGTAA
- a CDS encoding respiratory nitrate reductase subunit gamma, with product MIWLQILAYAGIGVFVLVTLLKFVRYSTMPLHLRWELYPVPHEKYRAEHGGSYYEEPEWWKKPIETTFLGELKEMLMEMLFIKREFEHNRSLWYFSFPFHAGIYLMLFWFFLIFASAISYVAGLGNIENLAMGLAKVVGIAGMILLTVGCAGLFVRRISDRKLRTYSSASDYFNLLFILSVVLTGFYAWRVDPNFSIAKTFAASLVTFTPLNTELPAAVTLHTALLSVLVAYIPTTKMSHYVAKYFTYHQILWEDHPNIGMSPLREKIKEVLSYKVKWSAPHIREDLTWAEEATTIEPILQIKAIEERRRKR from the coding sequence ATGATCTGGTTGCAGATATTGGCGTATGCTGGTATAGGCGTATTTGTATTGGTCACACTTTTGAAATTCGTAAGGTACTCAACGATGCCACTTCACTTGAGATGGGAATTGTATCCCGTCCCGCACGAAAAATACAGGGCGGAACATGGGGGAAGCTACTACGAGGAGCCAGAATGGTGGAAAAAGCCCATTGAAACGACCTTCCTGGGAGAGCTAAAGGAGATGCTGATGGAGATGCTGTTCATCAAAAGGGAGTTTGAGCACAACAGGTCGCTTTGGTACTTCTCGTTTCCGTTTCATGCGGGAATCTATCTGATGCTTTTCTGGTTCTTCCTGATATTCGCATCTGCAATAAGCTATGTTGCAGGGCTGGGAAATATTGAAAATCTGGCGATGGGTCTGGCAAAAGTAGTCGGAATTGCTGGTATGATTCTGCTGACGGTTGGTTGTGCGGGGTTATTTGTCAGGAGAATTTCTGATAGAAAACTCAGAACCTACAGTTCAGCTTCGGATTACTTCAATCTTCTGTTTATCCTTTCGGTAGTCCTTACAGGGTTCTATGCCTGGAGGGTGGATCCGAACTTCAGTATTGCAAAAACTTTTGCAGCATCGTTGGTCACGTTTACTCCCCTGAATACAGAATTGCCTGCTGCGGTTACGTTACATACTGCTCTTCTGTCCGTCCTCGTTGCCTATATCCCGACCACAAAAATGTCACACTACGTTGCCAAATACTTCACGTACCATCAAATTCTGTGGGAGGATCACCCGAACATAGGAATGTCTCCTCTCAGAGAAAAGATAAAAGAGGTACTCAGTTATAAGGTAAAGTGGTCAGCTCCACATATAAGGGAGGACTTAACCTGGGCAGAGGAAGCAACAACGATCGAGCCTATATTGCAGATAAAGGCTATAGAAGAAAGGAGGAGGAAGAGATAA
- a CDS encoding DUF1641 domain-containing protein, which produces MADEDIMKELEPLIRKIAENIEHISEAIDKLVWLEKSGNLDALLGFSALIKLVQDSISDAVVDRNMEMLTNIGLLSTKFTSDRALMLLNALGDAICRCEREPEPVGVVGLMKALREPEVQKALGMLLNIARELGKNV; this is translated from the coding sequence ATGGCGGATGAAGACATCATGAAGGAACTCGAACCACTGATCAGGAAAATTGCCGAAAACATAGAGCATATTTCCGAGGCGATCGACAAGCTCGTTTGGCTCGAAAAAAGTGGTAACCTTGATGCACTGCTGGGATTTTCAGCACTTATAAAGCTTGTTCAGGATTCGATAAGCGATGCCGTTGTTGACAGAAATATGGAGATGCTCACCAACATAGGTCTTCTCTCGACGAAGTTCACAAGTGACAGGGCGCTTATGCTTCTAAACGCCCTTGGAGATGCCATCTGCAGATGTGAGAGGGAACCAGAACCCGTGGGCGTCGTCGGATTGATGAAAGCCCTCAGAGAGCCAGAAGTTCAGAAGGCTCTTGGAATGCTGCTGAACATCGCCAGAGAACTTGGAAAAAACGTTTAA
- a CDS encoding DsrE/DsrF/DrsH-like family protein has product MKLAIVLASGELEKVQAASIIASTAATFGEVLLFATMDGLMAFKKDVVENKAWKAGELGKGMIQANAPLFVDVLKQAKEVGNLKIYACGMIMDMLKMSLDEFVDVFDDVIGVTKFLGMVEDAKVLFI; this is encoded by the coding sequence ATGAAACTGGCAATTGTTCTGGCAAGTGGTGAGTTGGAGAAAGTTCAGGCTGCGAGCATTATCGCAAGCACAGCAGCAACCTTTGGTGAAGTGCTGCTTTTCGCAACAATGGATGGACTGATGGCATTCAAAAAAGATGTGGTGGAGAATAAGGCCTGGAAGGCTGGAGAACTTGGCAAGGGTATGATACAGGCAAATGCACCACTGTTCGTGGATGTTCTGAAGCAGGCGAAGGAAGTGGGCAATCTCAAAATCTACGCCTGCGGGATGATAATGGACATGCTGAAAATGAGTCTAGATGAATTCGTCGATGTATTCGACGACGTGATTGGAGTAACGAAATTTTTAGGCATGGTGGAGGATGCAAAGGTTCTGTTTATCTAA
- a CDS encoding NAD(P)/FAD-dependent oxidoreductase, whose amino-acid sequence MKSIVIVGGGVAGTITANYLAMRLREEIREKRVSVTIVSDREKQLYEPGLLYLAFNRVEENDILKDIRYLLDPQLELKIARATRIDTEKSRVELDTGEALDYDYLVIATGSRVVPEEMPGLVEGGHWFYNLDGAKRLRDELAAFRKGKVVISVMGIPHKCPVAPIEVTFMLDEFFKIHGVRKEVELLYTYPINRIFTMETVSELVQQMFEERNIGYKTFFNPVEIDPEKKVIVTLEGEEEPYDLLISIPPHRGSQVIIDSGLGDKEGWVPTDRFTLKAEGYENVYVVGDATNLPVSKAGSVAHFEAEVVAENIAAEIKGLPPTARYFGKAMCFIETGFGEATYIWFDYETPPRLVKPNKFIHWMKLAYNRMFWLTARGML is encoded by the coding sequence ATGAAAAGCATTGTAATAGTCGGCGGAGGAGTTGCAGGAACAATTACTGCAAACTACCTCGCAATGAGGTTGAGGGAAGAAATCAGAGAGAAAAGAGTTTCGGTGACAATTGTTTCCGATCGGGAAAAGCAGCTCTACGAGCCCGGACTTCTTTACCTGGCCTTCAACAGAGTTGAGGAGAATGACATTTTAAAAGATATCAGGTATCTCCTTGACCCGCAGCTGGAGCTGAAAATTGCCAGAGCAACCAGAATTGACACGGAGAAAAGCAGGGTTGAGCTTGATACGGGTGAAGCGCTGGATTACGACTATCTTGTTATTGCCACCGGATCAAGAGTCGTTCCAGAAGAAATGCCCGGACTCGTTGAGGGGGGACACTGGTTCTACAACCTAGATGGGGCCAAAAGACTCAGGGATGAGCTTGCGGCTTTCAGAAAAGGAAAGGTCGTTATCAGTGTAATGGGTATCCCACACAAATGTCCGGTAGCACCAATCGAAGTTACCTTCATGCTGGATGAATTTTTCAAAATCCATGGAGTGCGGAAAGAGGTGGAGCTTCTCTACACATATCCGATAAACAGGATTTTCACAATGGAGACCGTATCCGAGCTCGTTCAGCAGATGTTTGAGGAAAGAAACATAGGCTACAAGACATTTTTCAACCCTGTCGAGATTGATCCCGAAAAAAAGGTGATAGTCACACTCGAAGGCGAGGAAGAGCCCTACGATCTGCTGATATCCATCCCCCCTCACAGGGGATCGCAGGTTATCATCGATTCCGGTCTGGGCGATAAAGAGGGGTGGGTTCCAACGGACAGATTTACCCTGAAAGCTGAAGGGTACGAGAATGTCTATGTGGTTGGTGATGCAACAAATCTGCCGGTTAGCAAGGCTGGAAGTGTTGCACACTTCGAAGCAGAGGTTGTTGCAGAGAACATAGCTGCTGAGATAAAGGGGCTTCCCCCAACAGCAAGATATTTCGGTAAGGCTATGTGCTTTATAGAGACGGGCTTTGGAGAGGCAACGTACATCTGGTTCGACTACGAAACCCCACCAAGGCTCGTTAAACCGAACAAGTTTATACACTGGATGAAACTGGCCTACAACAGAATGTTCTGGCTTACTGCCAGAGGTATGCTCTGA